In Lycium ferocissimum isolate CSIRO_LF1 chromosome 11, AGI_CSIRO_Lferr_CH_V1, whole genome shotgun sequence, a single genomic region encodes these proteins:
- the LOC132037368 gene encoding sugar carrier protein C-like: MAGGGGGITSGPNNGKEYPGNLTVYVLVTCIVAGMGGLIFGYDIGISGGVTSMEHFLSKFFPSVYNKEKADKSTNQYCKFDSQTLTMFTSSLYLAALCSSLVASTVTRKLGRRLSMLFGGILFCVGALINGFAKDVAMLIVGRILLGFGIGFANQSVPLYLSEMAPYKYRGALNIGFQFSITIGILVANVLNYFFAKIPWGWRLSLGGAMVPALIISVGSLLLPETPNSMIERGNNEEAKTKLRRIRGVDDVDEEFNDLVVASEASRKIEHPWRNLLQRKYRPHLTMAIAIPFFQQLTGINVIMFYAPVLFKTIGFAGDASLMSAVITGAVNVVATVVSIYYVDKLGRRFLFLEGGLQMLVCQIAVAICIGLKFGAEGNGGDLPKWYAIVVVMFICAYVAAFAWSWGPLAWLVPSEIFPLEIRSAAQSINVSVNMIFTFIVAQVFLTLLCHLKFGLFLFFAFFVCVMTVFIYFFLPETKNVPIEEMVIVWKEHWFWARFMTEVDYPSKGNSSIEMAKGDNGCKLV; the protein is encoded by the exons atggctggtggtggtggtggaatTACCTCTGGTCCAAATAATGGGAAAGAATATCCTGGAAATCTAACTGTTTATGTTCTTGTTACTTGCATTGTTGCTGGTATGGGTGGCCTGATTTTTGGTTATGATATTGGAATTTCAG GTGGAGTGACATCAATGGAGCATTTCTTGAGTAAATTTTTCCCATCTGTTTATAACAAGGAAAAAGCAGACAAATCAACAAACCAGTACTGCAAATTTGACAGCCAAACACTTACAATGTTTACATCATCATTGTATCTTGCTGCACTTTGTTCCTCACTTGTTGCATCTACTGTTACAAGAAAACTAGGAAGGAGGCTTTCAATGTTGTTTGGGGGTATCCTGTTTTGTGTTGGGGCTTTGATTAATGGATTTGCTAAGGATGTTGCTATGCTCATTGTTGGAAGAATTTTGCTTGGTTTTGGTATTGGATTCGCCAATCAG TCTGTTCCCTTGTACCTATCTGAAATGGCTCCATACAAGTACAGAGGAGCACTCAACATTGGCTTTCAATTTTCCATCACAATTGGCATTCTTGTAGCCAATGTGTTGAACTATTTCTTCGCGAAAATCCCTTGGGGATGGCGTTTGAGTCTAGGTGGCGCTATGGTCCCTGCATTGATCATCTCCGTCGGTTCCCTCCTCCTCCCTGAGACTCCCAATTCTATGATCGAACGTGGCAACAACGAGGAAGCTAAAACGAAGCTCAGGAGAATCAGGGGCGTCGATGATGTAGACGAAGAATTTAATGATTTAGTCGTGGCTAGTGAAGCCTCAAGGAAAATCGAGCACCCTTGGAGAAATTTATTGCAAAGGAAGTATAGGCCACATTTGACTATGGCTATTGCTATTCCATTTTTCCAGCAACTTACTGGGATTAATGTGATCATGTTTTATGCCCCTGTGTTGTTCAAGACTATTGGTTTTGCTGGTGATGCTTCATTGATGTCTGCTGTTATTACTGGTGCAGTCAATGTTGTTGCTACCGTTgtttctatttactatgttgaTAAGTTGGGAAGAAGATTCTTGTTCCTTGAAGGTGGGCTTCAGATGCTTGTTTGCCAA ATTGCCGTGGCAATTTGCATTGGATTGAAGTTTGGAGCTGAAGGTAATGGAGGGGACTTGCCAAAGTGGTATGCTATAGTGGTAGTAATGTTCATCTGTGCTTATGTAGCTGCATTTGCTTGGTCATGGGGTCCTCTGGCATGGTTAGTCCCTAGTGAAATTTTCCCACTCGAAATTCGCTCTGCAGCACAAAGTATCAACGTATCGGTAAACATGATCTTCACATTCATCGTCGCGCAAGTGTTCTTGACGCTCCTGTGCCACTTGAAGTTTGGTTTGTTCCTCTTCTTCGCGTTCTTCGTGTGTGTGATGACTGTGTTCATCTACTTCTTCTTGCCCGAGACGAAGAATGTGCCCATTGAAGAGATGGTTATTGTGTGGAAAGAGCATTGGTTTTGGGCTAGGTTTATGACTGAAGTTGATTATCCTAGCAAAGGGAATTCATCTATTGAAATGGCAAAGGGGGACAATGGTTGCAAATTAGTATGA